The Haloterrigena turkmenica DSM 5511 nucleotide sequence CCGATACGGACGTCGACGAGCTCGCGGAAACGCTCGTAGAAACCGCGCCGACGGTCGACCGCGAGGCCTTAGACGACAGCGCGCTGCCGATCGTCCCCGACGAGGTCTGGGCGGCCGGCGTCACCTACGAGATCAGCGAGGAAGCCCGCGAGGCCGAAAGCGGCATGCCGGAGATGTACGTGCAGGTCTACGAGGCCGAGCGGCCGGAGATCTTCTTCAAGGCGACGCCGAGTCGAACCGTCGGGCCCGACGAACCGGTCGGCATCCGCGCGGACTCGGCCTGGGACGTCCCCGAACCGGAGCTGGGGATCGTCCTCTACGACGGCGAGATCGTCGGCTACACGATCGGCAATGACATGAGCAGCCGCTCGATCGAGGGCGAGAACCCGCTCTACCTCCCGCAGGCGAAGGTATACGACAAGTGCTGTTCGATCGGCCCCTGCGTCGCGTCGGCCGAAAGCGTCGGCGACCCCCACGAGCTGACGATGACGATGGAGATCAGCCGCGACGGGGAGACGCTCTACGAGGGCGAAACCTCGACCGGCGAGATGGACCGCTCCTGCGAGGAACTCGTCGAGTACTGGTGCGATCACAACTCCGTCCCGCAGAACGGCGTTCTCCTCACCGGAACGTCGCTCGTCCCGGACGACGGGTTCACGCTCCGTCCGGACGACGAGGTGCGCATCGAGATCGACCAGATCGGCGAACTCGTGAACACAGTCGTTGAAGTATGAGCCGTCGTGAGGAACCGTCAGCGAGACG carries:
- a CDS encoding fumarylacetoacetate hydrolase family protein — translated: MRYHRLPDGDGYRLIADDGDAAYDLTAVKPRLDEFTELAAAANVADTDVDELAETLVETAPTVDREALDDSALPIVPDEVWAAGVTYEISEEAREAESGMPEMYVQVYEAERPEIFFKATPSRTVGPDEPVGIRADSAWDVPEPELGIVLYDGEIVGYTIGNDMSSRSIEGENPLYLPQAKVYDKCCSIGPCVASAESVGDPHELTMTMEISRDGETLYEGETSTGEMDRSCEELVEYWCDHNSVPQNGVLLTGTSLVPDDGFTLRPDDEVRIEIDQIGELVNTVVEV